The following are from one region of the Sandaracinus amylolyticus genome:
- a CDS encoding amidohydrolase family protein yields the protein MARKSDPERPLRLPIKLGPCSNGEYTPRPRSPVIARAQRLAHELAERGARRLGLSRRAFLESSCGAAAVLVALNQASGCGGGHYAVAPEATEDRALADATMQGDELIFDVQTHHVDTDRAWYASDEPNIGGFLERAAGAWCDEPSWVQCYSRDRYVREVFLRSDTDLAVLSALFGDEEINANTIEGLAETRERLDRLGRRLRIHGIVLPESHEPARTAERMQALAERWRVSAWKLYPVWGPARSGWWLDGDDGMRVIRRGLELGVPLFAVHKGLPLGGQDPRYAKPRDVGPVARAFPDATFLVYHSAYESSLTEGPHDPRAERGVDALINTLREHGVGRDGNVYAELGSAWREVMGRPDEAAHLIRKLLVHLGEDRILWGTDAIWFGSPQDQIQAFRTFEISPALQERHGYPALTPAIKAKIFGLNAARVYGVDLAELRAAHDDELARAREEHRARSGPSFATYGPRTRRELLALTRTRGGMPD from the coding sequence ATGGCGCGCAAGTCCGACCCCGAGCGCCCGCTGCGCCTGCCGATCAAGCTCGGCCCGTGCTCGAACGGCGAGTACACGCCGCGGCCACGATCGCCGGTGATCGCACGGGCGCAGCGCCTGGCGCACGAGCTCGCGGAGCGGGGCGCGCGCCGGCTCGGGCTCTCGCGCCGTGCCTTCCTCGAGTCGAGCTGCGGCGCGGCGGCGGTGCTCGTCGCGCTGAACCAGGCCAGCGGATGTGGCGGCGGCCACTACGCGGTGGCGCCCGAGGCGACCGAGGATCGCGCGCTCGCCGACGCGACGATGCAGGGCGACGAGCTGATCTTCGACGTGCAGACGCACCACGTCGACACCGACCGCGCGTGGTACGCGTCGGACGAGCCGAACATCGGTGGGTTCCTCGAGCGCGCCGCGGGCGCGTGGTGCGACGAGCCGAGCTGGGTGCAGTGCTACTCGCGCGATCGCTACGTGCGCGAGGTCTTCCTGCGCAGCGACACCGACCTCGCGGTGCTGAGCGCGCTCTTCGGCGACGAGGAGATCAACGCCAACACGATCGAGGGCCTCGCCGAGACGCGCGAGCGCCTCGATCGGTTGGGGCGCCGGCTGCGCATCCACGGGATCGTGCTGCCCGAGTCGCACGAGCCCGCGCGCACCGCCGAGCGCATGCAGGCGCTCGCCGAGCGATGGCGGGTGAGCGCCTGGAAGCTCTATCCGGTGTGGGGCCCGGCGCGGAGCGGGTGGTGGCTCGACGGCGACGACGGCATGCGCGTCATCCGTCGCGGGCTCGAGCTCGGGGTGCCGCTCTTCGCGGTGCACAAGGGGCTGCCCCTCGGCGGGCAGGATCCCCGGTACGCGAAGCCGCGCGACGTGGGCCCGGTGGCGCGCGCGTTCCCCGACGCGACGTTCCTCGTCTACCACTCGGCGTACGAGTCCTCGCTCACCGAGGGCCCCCACGATCCCCGCGCCGAGCGCGGCGTCGACGCGCTGATCAACACGCTGCGCGAGCACGGCGTCGGGCGCGACGGGAACGTCTACGCCGAGCTCGGCAGCGCGTGGCGCGAGGTGATGGGGCGTCCCGACGAGGCCGCGCACCTGATCCGCAAGCTGCTCGTGCACCTCGGCGAGGACCGGATCCTGTGGGGCACCGACGCGATCTGGTTCGGCTCGCCGCAGGATCAGATCCAGGCGTTCCGCACGTTCGAGATCTCGCCCGCGCTGCAGGAGCGCCACGGGTATCCCGCGCTCACCCCCGCGATCAAGGCGAAGATCTTCGGGCTCAACGCGGCGCGTGTGTACGGCGTCGACCTCGCGGAGCTGCGCGCGGCGCACGACGACGAGCTCGCTCGGGCGCGCGAGGAGCACCGCGCGCGGAGCGGACCGAGCTTCGCGACGTACGGCCCGCGCACCCGGCGCGAGCTGCTCGCGCTCACCCGCACCCGCGGCGGCATGCCCGACTGA
- a CDS encoding aldehyde dehydrogenase family protein, with product MEQTRTNGHANGSHVNGHGQSVGAYEGGIIEKRSPVTGERLGEFPITSREGVISAVARARAAFASWRETSVEARLAILDRIKEVVRTHGEEYARRISEDTGKPLVDSLLTELMSVPLYIDYYRKHAPKILARKKVPTPILFPGKTSYVEHFPVGVVGIISPWNFPFQLAMVPVVSALIAGNTVVLKPSEVTPITGEIIAEIFRRIGIPSGVVEVIQGDGTTGAALVEAEVDKIFFTGSVATGRKVMQAASKKPIPVELELGGKDAMIVCADANLERAAKAAVWGGLVNCGQMCVSIERILVEAPVHDRFVELLRREVAKVKVGGPDEHADMGPMTFPKQIETVERHVKDAIAKGAKVLFGGERLPRPGQFYAPTVLTDVRPEMEIYSDETFGPVLPVVKVRDVDEAVRMANEHQYGLVGSVWTKNVDKGLAIASRMECGQVTVNDVIVSVGNPALPFGGVKSSGFGRYHGPEGLLTFTHQKAIMIDRGWSKAEPFWFPYGRKYPAMREVFHGLLSGNMARALVGMVKLKKLGD from the coding sequence ATGGAGCAGACGCGCACCAACGGACACGCGAACGGCAGTCACGTCAACGGGCACGGGCAGTCGGTGGGCGCTTACGAGGGCGGCATCATCGAGAAGCGCAGCCCGGTCACGGGCGAGCGCCTCGGCGAGTTCCCGATCACATCGCGCGAGGGCGTGATCTCCGCCGTCGCGCGGGCACGCGCGGCCTTCGCGAGCTGGCGCGAGACGAGCGTCGAGGCGCGGCTCGCCATCCTCGATCGCATCAAGGAGGTCGTGCGCACGCACGGCGAGGAGTACGCGCGCCGCATCTCGGAGGACACCGGCAAGCCGCTCGTCGACTCGCTGCTCACCGAGCTGATGAGCGTGCCGCTCTACATCGACTACTACCGGAAGCACGCGCCGAAGATCCTCGCGCGCAAGAAGGTCCCGACCCCGATCCTCTTCCCCGGCAAGACCAGCTACGTCGAGCACTTCCCGGTCGGCGTGGTGGGGATCATCTCGCCGTGGAACTTCCCCTTCCAGCTCGCGATGGTGCCCGTCGTGTCCGCGCTGATCGCGGGCAACACGGTGGTGCTCAAGCCGAGCGAGGTGACGCCGATCACCGGGGAGATCATCGCGGAGATCTTCCGTCGCATCGGGATCCCCAGCGGCGTGGTCGAGGTGATCCAGGGCGACGGCACGACCGGCGCGGCGCTGGTCGAGGCCGAGGTCGACAAGATCTTCTTCACCGGCTCGGTCGCGACCGGGCGCAAGGTGATGCAGGCCGCGTCGAAGAAGCCGATCCCGGTGGAGCTCGAGCTCGGCGGCAAGGACGCGATGATCGTCTGCGCCGACGCGAACCTCGAGCGCGCGGCGAAGGCCGCGGTCTGGGGCGGCTTGGTGAACTGCGGCCAGATGTGCGTCTCGATCGAGCGCATCCTGGTCGAGGCGCCGGTGCACGATCGCTTCGTCGAGCTGCTGCGCCGCGAGGTCGCGAAGGTGAAGGTCGGCGGGCCCGACGAGCACGCCGACATGGGCCCGATGACGTTCCCGAAGCAGATCGAGACCGTCGAGCGCCACGTGAAGGACGCGATCGCGAAGGGCGCGAAGGTGCTCTTCGGCGGCGAGCGGCTGCCGCGCCCCGGGCAGTTCTACGCGCCGACGGTGCTCACCGACGTGCGGCCGGAGATGGAGATCTACTCCGACGAGACGTTCGGCCCGGTGCTGCCGGTGGTGAAGGTGCGCGACGTCGACGAGGCGGTGCGCATGGCGAACGAGCACCAGTACGGCCTGGTCGGCAGCGTGTGGACGAAGAACGTCGACAAGGGCCTCGCCATCGCGTCGCGCATGGAGTGCGGGCAGGTGACGGTCAACGACGTGATCGTGTCGGTGGGCAACCCCGCGCTGCCGTTCGGCGGCGTGAAGTCGAGCGGCTTCGGGCGCTACCACGGGCCCGAGGGGCTGCTGACGTTCACGCACCAGAAGGCGATCATGATCGACCGCGGGTGGAGCAAGGCGGAGCCGTTCTGGTTCCCCTACGGCCGCAAGTACCCCGCGATGCGCGAGGTGTTCCACGGCCTGCTCAGCGGGAACATGGCGCGGGCCCTCGTCGGGATGGTCAAGCTGAAGAAGCTCGGGGACTGA